From the Candidatus Krumholzibacteriota bacterium genome, one window contains:
- a CDS encoding protein-L-isoaspartate(D-aspartate) O-methyltransferase, with protein MTGTNDSNRAKREEMVDSQIAARGIEDPGVLDAMRTVPRELFVKGEHSDNAYFDTPLPIGRGQTISQPYIVAYMTERLEIKSDDRVLEIGTGSGYQTAILAHLAEHVYTVEIVSDLARRARENLEKGGYTNISYRIGDGSLGWEEEAPFDAVIITAAPVKIPEKIIEQIGPGGRIVAPVGAFSQKLYRITRKHEDLVEEELIGVRFVPMTGGRDSDS; from the coding sequence ATGACAGGGACAAATGACAGCAACAGAGCTAAAAGAGAAGAAATGGTTGATTCGCAAATTGCCGCTCGAGGTATTGAAGACCCCGGAGTATTAGACGCTATGAGAACTGTGCCGAGGGAGCTTTTTGTGAAGGGAGAACATTCTGATAATGCTTATTTTGATACTCCCCTTCCGATAGGTCGCGGACAAACTATTTCGCAACCCTATATTGTTGCCTACATGACGGAAAGACTCGAGATCAAAAGCGATGACAGGGTGTTGGAGATAGGAACTGGAAGCGGCTATCAAACGGCGATACTCGCTCATCTTGCCGAGCATGTTTATACTGTTGAAATAGTCTCTGACCTGGCGCGAAGAGCGAGAGAAAACCTCGAAAAGGGCGGATATACAAATATAAGTTACAGGATCGGTGACGGTTCTTTAGGATGGGAAGAGGAAGCGCCGTTCGATGCCGTTATAATAACAGCGGCTCCTGTGAAGATACCGGAGAAGATAATAGAACAGATAGGTCCGGGAGGACGGATTGTCGCGCCGGTTGGAGCATTCTCACAGAAATTATACAGAATAACCAGAAAGCACGAAGACCTGGTTGAAGAGGAACTTATAGGTGTAAGGTTTGTACCTATGACTGGTGGAAGGGATTCTGACTCTTAA
- a CDS encoding PP2C family protein-serine/threonine phosphatase produces the protein MPDGQLKPKEFYRKLDSLIVRIKKRVGTEDALALVLEELVEEVGSELKIKSGCIYKLRMGYFRRIGGALGDETDSWPEPISRYEPFLQFVSRHKSYIFFDSEIPPWGNNSVAAFIGEDDQYLIIFRLNEGWERETLQFSINVIQNILNFSRSTSRFTADLQEAYEIQRSLLPRFKVDFAGYDAAARSIPAERVGGDYYDYGKLDEDVLSFSIGDASGHGLPAALLVRDIVTGLRMGIEKDMKISEVVRKLNRVIGQSRLSTRFVSIFLSELEENGTLVYVNAGHPPPVLIKESAEERLTRGGSILGPMENATFERGFAFMDSGDILVMFSDGILESMNSKGEMFGEERVIKYVRENENKPSEVIVDGMFNYIYEFRNEDKLLDDATLFIIKKR, from the coding sequence ATGCCTGACGGGCAGTTGAAACCAAAAGAATTTTATAGGAAACTGGATTCTCTTATTGTCAGAATAAAGAAAAGGGTTGGAACAGAAGACGCTCTTGCCCTTGTACTGGAGGAATTAGTTGAAGAAGTAGGCTCTGAACTTAAGATTAAAAGTGGGTGTATTTATAAGCTCAGAATGGGTTATTTCCGCAGAATTGGCGGCGCTCTCGGTGACGAGACAGATTCATGGCCTGAACCTATCAGCAGATATGAACCCTTTTTACAGTTTGTCAGCAGGCATAAAAGCTATATCTTTTTTGATTCGGAAATCCCTCCGTGGGGTAACAACAGTGTCGCCGCGTTCATAGGCGAGGACGATCAATATCTCATCATATTCCGTTTGAACGAGGGTTGGGAACGTGAGACTCTTCAGTTTTCCATAAATGTTATTCAGAATATTCTTAACTTCAGCCGATCAACGAGTCGTTTTACGGCAGACTTGCAGGAGGCGTATGAAATTCAAAGAAGTCTCCTGCCCCGTTTTAAGGTCGATTTCGCCGGGTATGACGCGGCTGCCCGTTCAATACCCGCTGAGCGTGTGGGGGGTGATTATTACGATTACGGAAAACTCGACGAAGATGTGTTGTCATTTTCAATTGGCGACGCCAGCGGACACGGTTTGCCGGCGGCCCTGCTGGTAAGGGATATAGTAACGGGCTTAAGGATGGGGATTGAAAAGGATATGAAAATATCGGAAGTTGTAAGGAAACTGAACCGGGTAATAGGACAAAGTCGTCTATCAACCCGATTTGTCTCCATATTTTTATCTGAATTGGAGGAAAACGGGACTCTGGTCTATGTGAATGCCGGGCACCCGCCACCTGTATTGATTAAGGAATCAGCTGAAGAAAGACTTACCAGAGGCGGGAGTATTTTAGGTCCCATGGAAAATGCCACTTTCGAAAGGGGTTTTGCCTTTATGGATTCCGGTGATATTCTTGTAATGTTCTCTGACGGCATATTGGAGAGTATGAATTCGAAGGGCGAGATGTTCGGCGAAGAACGGGTAATAAAGTATGTCCGTGAAAATGAAAACAAACCGTCCGAAGTCATTGTCGACGGTATGTTCAATTATATTTATGAATTCAGGAATGAAGATAAACTTCTCGATGACGCGACGCTGTTTATAATAAAAAAACGCTGA
- a CDS encoding BamA/TamA family outer membrane protein: MKKIQIRSLKLFCALLLIAASDKSAVADADLNPTSNSDKPGSAERELRGSSSAGEEEQSKKNYRISDIRIKGNAGLDNKLVLTLFGMGKGDFFTEKRCEEGIEKLINLSSVKNAYLKRRYNHKESSLSLTLSLEKDRTFSIYPAGSRKYSDKLSVGLMFSERNFRNRNEKLNISFLVRGAAILDAEWRKPRQKDISPLGLSFNVKFKDYKYPYPEFEQDMLNDRIKRLESAVTVCFHFSDLFSINISPGIDRMFGEGPVLKQNSAEKLYTQSHEGLFSTLEISLRAGELNNAIYPTSGLRLRLSRKEWGLFNKNSGIKSHKYFFRGSLFFRIKRPVFFLHTRSVISSSRLPLILLEHLGGETSIRGYEFGAFRGENSFLTRYEIRFPLNFANLSEAKNVILPVDFNIFADTGMCWYNDDSITKDILHSGFGCGVNLIAPGRGIMRIGCMWKIESAGKLYLDVGMNF, encoded by the coding sequence ATGAAAAAAATTCAAATCAGATCATTAAAGTTATTTTGCGCGCTGCTGCTGATTGCCGCCTCAGACAAATCAGCCGTCGCGGACGCTGACCTGAATCCAACGTCAAATTCAGATAAACCAGGAAGCGCTGAAAGAGAATTACGCGGCAGCTCAAGCGCCGGCGAAGAAGAACAATCAAAGAAGAATTATAGAATTTCAGATATTCGAATCAAAGGTAACGCCGGCCTGGACAACAAACTCGTACTAACTTTGTTCGGTATGGGAAAAGGTGATTTTTTCACTGAGAAAAGATGCGAAGAAGGCATTGAAAAACTGATAAATCTCTCAAGCGTAAAAAATGCCTATCTGAAAAGGAGATATAATCATAAAGAAAGCAGTCTCTCTCTGACATTAAGCTTGGAAAAGGACAGGACATTCAGTATTTATCCTGCCGGCAGCAGGAAATATTCCGACAAACTGTCGGTAGGCCTTATGTTTTCAGAGAGAAATTTCCGGAATAGGAATGAAAAACTTAATATTTCATTTCTTGTCAGGGGGGCCGCGATACTTGACGCCGAATGGCGTAAACCCAGGCAAAAAGATATATCCCCCCTTGGGCTTAGCTTCAATGTCAAATTCAAAGATTACAAATATCCCTACCCGGAATTTGAGCAAGATATGCTTAACGACAGAATAAAACGCCTTGAATCAGCTGTCACAGTCTGTTTTCACTTCAGCGATCTGTTTTCCATTAATATATCGCCGGGTATAGACAGGATGTTTGGAGAAGGCCCCGTGCTGAAACAAAACAGCGCTGAGAAGCTATACACTCAATCACACGAAGGACTCTTTTCAACCTTAGAGATTTCCTTGCGGGCAGGCGAACTTAACAACGCGATTTACCCGACATCGGGGTTAAGACTGCGCCTCTCACGAAAAGAATGGGGTTTATTCAATAAAAACAGCGGAATCAAGAGTCATAAGTATTTTTTCAGGGGCAGTCTTTTCTTCAGAATAAAAAGACCTGTTTTCTTTCTACATACCCGGAGTGTTATCTCCAGCAGCAGACTGCCGCTTATCTTACTGGAACATCTCGGCGGTGAAACATCGATAAGAGGATATGAATTTGGGGCTTTTAGAGGTGAAAACAGCTTTCTTACAAGATATGAAATAAGATTCCCCTTAAATTTTGCAAACCTTTCAGAGGCGAAAAATGTAATTCTTCCCGTGGATTTTAACATATTTGCCGACACCGGCATGTGCTGGTATAACGACGACTCTATAACCAAGGATATCCTGCACAGCGGTTTTGGCTGCGGCGTGAATCTTATAGCTCCCGGAAGAGGTATTATGAGAATCGGCTGCATGTGGAAAATTGAATCCGCGGGCAAATTATACCTTGATGTCGGAATGAATTTTTAA
- a CDS encoding DHHA1 domain-containing protein, whose protein sequence is MDSWERAYLSDQYRMNFTSRVRLVEEADKSNSRVYLEKTYFYPVSGGQPDDRGSLGGNSVLAVNEDSKGVSHLIEGRLKEGEDVEGVIEKERRYDHMRQHSGQHLLSRVFLDILDLETVGFHIGESASTIDLDGKMPSAENFKTIELEVNKLIMKNIAISVNTVSPGEYNRLRADSNSKCPSCSKISEKTEDIRLVEIEGVDVNPCCGTHVANTGEIGIIKITGIKRVNKNSRIEFLCGMRGMRDYIEKDLLLNSIALSFSTGWKEVGNIACKLSDENAKLRVENKTLNDKLNDYRARQLAVPDSSVGGFSIVKKIVEDAEVSDLRNLAGEIRKNNDIIILLGSLKPKPAIVFACSEGVPLSMGSVLKESASVMGAGGGGGEDFAQGGGGNGDLLRGALDKAEELVRKGLGQ, encoded by the coding sequence ATGGATTCATGGGAGAGGGCGTATCTTAGCGATCAGTATAGAATGAATTTTACGTCGCGTGTTCGTCTTGTCGAAGAGGCCGATAAATCAAATAGCAGGGTATATCTTGAGAAAACTTATTTTTATCCTGTCTCGGGCGGTCAGCCTGATGACAGGGGCTCTCTCGGCGGCAATTCTGTGCTGGCTGTAAATGAGGATTCAAAGGGAGTGTCACACCTGATCGAGGGCAGGTTGAAAGAGGGTGAGGATGTTGAAGGTGTAATAGAAAAGGAACGAAGGTATGATCATATGAGACAGCATTCGGGGCAGCACCTTCTTTCAAGGGTATTTTTAGACATTCTCGATCTTGAAACTGTCGGATTTCATATTGGAGAGTCGGCGTCTACTATAGACCTTGACGGCAAAATGCCGTCCGCGGAAAACTTTAAGACCATCGAGCTTGAAGTAAATAAACTGATAATGAAAAATATAGCGATTTCTGTAAATACTGTCTCACCCGGGGAATATAACAGATTGCGCGCTGATAGTAATTCCAAGTGTCCTTCGTGCTCGAAGATTTCCGAGAAAACTGAGGATATCAGGTTGGTAGAAATCGAGGGAGTCGATGTGAACCCCTGCTGCGGAACTCATGTTGCTAATACCGGTGAAATCGGTATTATAAAGATAACAGGCATTAAGAGGGTCAATAAGAACAGCAGAATTGAGTTTCTCTGCGGTATGAGAGGTATGCGGGATTATATTGAAAAAGATTTACTGCTGAACTCAATAGCGCTCTCTTTTAGTACCGGGTGGAAAGAAGTGGGTAATATTGCGTGTAAACTTTCAGATGAAAATGCTAAGTTACGGGTCGAGAATAAGACGTTAAATGATAAATTGAATGATTACAGAGCCAGGCAGCTTGCCGTTCCAGATAGTTCGGTTGGCGGATTCTCCATTGTGAAGAAGATAGTCGAGGATGCTGAGGTTTCGGATTTGAGGAATCTAGCCGGAGAAATAAGGAAAAACAATGATATTATAATTCTTCTCGGCAGCCTGAAACCAAAGCCGGCGATTGTGTTTGCCTGCTCTGAGGGTGTTCCTCTTTCTATGGGAAGTGTTTTAAAAGAATCCGCTTCTGTTATGGGAGCTGGCGGAGGCGGGGGTGAAGATTTTGCTCAGGGGGGAGGAGGAAACGGTGATTTGCTGCGCGGCGCGCTCGATAAAGCTGAGGAATTAGTAAGAAAGGGATTGGGGCAATGA